The Setaria viridis chromosome 6, Setaria_viridis_v4.0, whole genome shotgun sequence genome contains a region encoding:
- the LOC117860391 gene encoding GDSL esterase/lipase At1g71691, which yields MQATMASGGLWLWWLMLFGAVLAAASGGGEQSPRAAAAPALFVFGDSLIDSGNNNNLASLAKANYFPYGIDFTAGPTGRFSNGYTIVDELAELLGLPLVPPYSQTSSVQEVLQGANYASAAAGILDDSGGNFAGRIPFNQQIRNFESTVAQIAAAAGDAAAADRVARSILFVGMGSNDYLNNYLAPNYDTRRRYDPHQFAGLLARQFASQLTRLYKAGARKFVVAGVGSMGCIPTVLAQSLAGRCSPEVDGLVLPFNANVRAMLDGLNADLPGARFTYLDNFRIFKAILANPAAFGFSVVDRGCCGIGRNGGQITCLPFMPPCADRERYLFWDAYHPTAAVNVMIAREAFHGGADVMAPINVGQLARL from the exons ATGCAGGCGACGATGGCCAGCGGCGGCCTCTGGCTGTGGTGGCTGATGCTCTTCGGCGCCGTGCTCGCGGCTgcgagcggaggaggagagcagagcccgagggcggcggcggcgccggcgctatTCGTGTTCGGGGACTCCctcatcgacagcggcaacaacaacaacctcgCCTCGCTCGCCAAGGCCAACTACTTCCCCTACGGCATCGACTTCACCGCCGGCCCCACCGGCCGATTCTCCAACGGATACACCATCGTCGACGAGCTCG CTGAGCTGCTTGGGCTTCCCCTGGTGCCGCCCTACTCGCAAACGTCGTCCGTCCAGGAAGTCCTGCAGGGCGCCAActacgcctccgccgccgccggcatcctcGACGACAGCGGCGGCAACTTC GCCGGACGGATCCCGTTCAACCAGCAGATCCGGAACTTCGAGTCGACGGTGGCGCagatcgccgccgcggccggcgatgcggcggcggcggacagggTGGCGCGGTCCATCCTGTTCGTGGGTATGGGGAGCAACGACTACCTCAACAACTACCTGGCGCCCAACTACGACACCAGGCGCCGCTACGACCCGCACCAGTTCGCCGGACTCCTCGCCCGCCAGTTCGCCTCCCAGCTCACC AGGCTGTACAAGGCCGGAGCCAGGAAGTTCGTGGTGGCCGGCGTGGGTTCGATGGGTTGCATCCCGACGGTGCTGGCGCAGAGCCTCGCCGGCCGGTGCTCGCCAGAGGTGGACGGCCTCGTGCTGCCGTTCAACGCCAACGTTAGGGCGATGCTCGACGGCCTCAATGCCGACCTCCCCGGAGCCCGGTTCACGTACCTCGACAACTTCCGTATCTTCAAGGCCATCCTCGCCAACCCGGCCGCCTTCG GGTTCAGCGTGGTTGACAGGGGATGCTGCGGCATCGGGAGGAACGGCGGGCAGATCACGTGCCTGCCGTTCATGCCGCCGTGCGCGGACAGGGAGCGCTACTTGTTCTGGGACGCCTACcacccgacggcggcggtgaacGTCATGATCGCCAGGGAGGCGttccacggcggcgccgacgtGATGGCGCCCATCAACGTTGGGCAGCTCGCCAGGCTCTGA
- the LOC117859575 gene encoding agmatine coumaroyltransferase-2, with protein sequence MKITVQSSKAVKPDYDGGDAPAAATVVPLTVFDLISFDDYMFGIHAFHPPSPTTAALEAGLARALAEYREWAGRLCADPATGRRGILLNDAGVRFVEASAADGATLESAMPLLQPTPEVRRFHPSAGGAGEELMLVQVTRFACGSLVIGHAMHHAVGDGFAISRFLVAWGQATRGVAIDPVPVHDRTSFFVPRDPPRVEFEHRGAEFKKPREDKKNARMRGGDGGAGAGDDDDDDEVVVQLVRFSREFLSELKSQASATAGAPGRPYSTTQCLAAHLWRCVTAVRGLDGGRATTLHLAVNGRARMRVPEGYTGNAVLWAHPATTARELVAGPLGRAAELIRGEVARVDDAYFRSFIDFASSGAVEEEGLVPASADPEAMVLGPDVAVYCLLRVPFYDVDFGGGRQFFFTPGYYPAEGVVYILSPSPLGDGSVEAHVSLYRRAMETFKGCCFSPGEPGVVLQ encoded by the coding sequence ATGAAGATCACCGTGCAGTCGTCCAAGGCCGTCAAGCCCGactacgacggcggcgacgctccggccgccgccaccgttgtCCCGCTCACCGTGTTCGATCTGATCAGCTTCGACGACTACATGTTCGGCATCCACGCCTTCCACCCGCCGTCCCCAACCACCGCCGCCCTCGAGGCGGGGCTCGCCAGGGCGCTGGCCGAGTACCGCGAGTGGGCCGGCCGGCTCTGCGCGgaccccgccaccggccgccgcgggaTCCTGCTCAACGACGCGGGCGTCCGGTTCGTCGAGGCGtcggcggccgacggcgccaCGCTCGAGAGCGCCATGCCGCTGCTGCAGCCCACGCCCGAGGTCCGGCGCTTCCACccgagcgccggcggcgccggggaggagcTGATGCTGGTCCAGGTCACGCGGTTCGCGTGCGGGTCCCTCGTCATCGGCCACGCCATGCACCACGCCGTCGGTGATGGCTTCGCCATCAGCCGGTTCCTCGTCGCGTGGGGCCAGGCCACCCGCGGCGTCGCCATCGACCCCGTCCCGGTGCACGACCGGACGTCCTTCTTCGTGCCCCGCGACCCGCCGCGGGTCGAGTTCGAGCACCGCGGCGCCGAGTTCAAGAAACCACGCGAGGATAAGAAGAACGCGCGCatgcgcggcggcgacggcggcgccggcgccggagacgacgacgacgacgatgaggtgGTGGTACAGCTGGTGCGCTTCAGCCGCGAGTTCCTCTCGGAGCTCAAGTCCCAGGCGTCCGCCACCGCGGgcgcgcccggccgcccctACAGCACGACGCAGTGCCTGGCGGCGCACCTCTGGCGGTGCGTGACTGCGGTGCGGGgcctcgacggcggccgggCCACGACGCTGCACCTCGCCGTGAACGGGCGGGCGCGGATGCGGGTGCCGGAGGGGTACACGGGCAACGCCGTGCTGTGGGCGCACCCAGCCACCACGGCACGGGAGCTTGTGGCGGGACCCCTCGGCCGCGCCGCGGAGCTCATCCGCGGCGAGGTCGCCCGCGTCGACGACGCCTACTTCCGGTCGTTCATCGACTTCGCGAGCTCGGGCGCCGTGGAAGAGGAAGGGCTCGTGCCGGCGTCGGCGGACCCGGAGGCCATGGTGCTGGGCCCGGACGTCGCGGTGTACTGCCTGCTGCGGGTCCCGTTCTACGACGTGGacttcggcggcggccggcagttCTTCTTCACGCCCGGGTACTATCCGGCAGAGGGCGTCGTCTACATCCTGTCGCCGTCCCCGCTGGGGGACGGGAGCGTGGAAGCCCACGTGTCCCTCTACAGACGAGCCATGGAGACCTTCAAGGGCTGTTGCTTCTCGCCGGGGGAACCCGGAGTAGTTCTTCAGTAA